In the genome of Falsirhodobacter halotolerans, one region contains:
- the acnA gene encoding aconitate hydratase AcnA, with product MTVTVGHDSQKTRKTLSVNGKSIAYYSIPAAQAAGLGDFDKLPAALKVVLENMLRFEDGKTVTVDDIKAFSDWGKSGGKNPREISYRPARVLMQDFTGVPAVVDLAAMRDGILGLGGDAQKINPLNPVDLVIDHSVMIDEFGNPRAFQMNVDLEYERNMERYTFLKWGQKAFNNFRVVPPGTGICHQVNLEYLAQTVWTDQDQNGEEVAYPDTLVGTDSHTTMVNGLAVLGWGVGGIEAEAAMLGQPVSMLIPEVVGFKLTGKMMEGTTATDLVLKVVQMLRKKGVVGKFVEFYGEGLDHLPLADRATIANMAPEYGATCGFFPIDAETLRYLEQTGRDKDRIALVEAYAKENGFWRGVDYDPVYTDTLALDMGEIVPAISGPKRPQDYTPLTDSVTGFQKVLADYRKTEGDVLDLVKSVPVEGKDYTINDGSVVIAAITSCTNTSNPYVMIGAGLVARKARALGLTRKPWVKTSLAPGSQVVQEYLEAANLQEDLDYVGFNLVGFGCTTCIGNSGPLGDAAISKAINDNDLVATAVLSGNRNFEGRISPDVRANYLASPPLVVAYAIAGDMNIDLTTQPLGQDQNGNDVFLKDIWPTNEEIADLVHKTVTREAFQKKYADVFKGDEKWQGVETTDSQTYDWPPSSTYIQNPPYFQGMAKEPGVISDIKGAKVLAILGDMITTDHISPAGSFKPTTPAGKYLSERQVPQKDFNSYGSRRGNHEIMMRGTFANIRIKNEMLDGVEGGYSKGPDGEQMSIFDAAMAYQEAGTPLVIFGGMEYGAGSSRDWAAKGTALLGVKAVIAESFERIHRSNLVGMGVVPFEFTNGDTRKSLGLTGEETVSIEGLAGDLKPLSNLPCHITYADGTTKTIQLKCRIDTAIEIEYVENGGVLHYVLRDLARQ from the coding sequence ATGACCGTCACCGTCGGCCACGACAGCCAGAAGACCCGCAAGACCCTTAGCGTCAACGGGAAAAGCATCGCCTATTATTCGATCCCCGCCGCGCAGGCCGCCGGCCTTGGCGATTTCGACAAGCTGCCCGCCGCCCTGAAGGTGGTGCTGGAAAACATGCTGCGGTTCGAGGACGGCAAGACCGTCACCGTCGATGACATCAAGGCGTTTTCCGACTGGGGCAAATCCGGCGGGAAGAACCCGCGCGAGATATCCTATCGCCCCGCCCGCGTGCTGATGCAGGATTTTACCGGCGTTCCCGCGGTCGTGGACCTTGCGGCGATGCGCGACGGCATCCTCGGTCTTGGCGGTGATGCGCAGAAGATCAACCCGCTGAACCCCGTCGATCTGGTCATCGACCACTCGGTCATGATCGACGAATTCGGCAACCCCCGCGCCTTCCAGATGAACGTCGATCTGGAATACGAGCGCAACATGGAGCGGTATACCTTCCTGAAATGGGGTCAGAAGGCGTTCAACAACTTCCGCGTGGTGCCGCCCGGCACCGGCATCTGCCACCAGGTGAACCTTGAATATCTGGCACAGACCGTCTGGACCGATCAGGATCAGAACGGCGAGGAAGTGGCCTATCCCGACACGCTGGTCGGCACCGACAGCCACACGACCATGGTCAACGGCCTGGCCGTTCTGGGCTGGGGCGTCGGCGGGATCGAGGCCGAGGCCGCGATGCTGGGCCAGCCCGTGTCGATGCTGATCCCCGAAGTCGTCGGCTTCAAGCTGACCGGCAAGATGATGGAAGGCACGACGGCGACCGACCTTGTGCTGAAGGTCGTGCAGATGCTGCGCAAGAAGGGCGTGGTCGGCAAGTTCGTCGAATTCTACGGCGAGGGTCTGGATCACCTGCCGCTGGCCGATCGTGCGACGATCGCCAACATGGCCCCGGAATACGGCGCGACCTGCGGCTTCTTCCCGATCGACGCGGAGACCCTGCGCTATCTGGAACAGACCGGCCGCGACAAGGACCGCATCGCGCTGGTCGAAGCCTATGCCAAGGAAAACGGCTTCTGGCGCGGGGTGGATTACGATCCCGTCTATACCGACACGCTTGCCCTCGACATGGGCGAGATCGTTCCCGCCATCTCCGGCCCCAAGCGTCCGCAGGACTACACGCCCCTGACGGATTCGGTCACCGGGTTCCAGAAGGTGCTGGCCGATTACCGCAAGACCGAGGGCGACGTCCTTGATCTGGTGAAATCGGTGCCGGTGGAAGGCAAGGATTACACGATCAACGACGGTTCGGTCGTGATCGCGGCCATCACCTCCTGCACCAACACCTCCAACCCCTACGTCATGATCGGCGCCGGTCTGGTGGCCCGCAAGGCGCGCGCGCTCGGCCTGACGCGCAAACCGTGGGTCAAGACCTCGCTGGCACCGGGAAGCCAAGTGGTTCAGGAATATCTGGAGGCTGCGAACCTTCAGGAAGATCTCGATTACGTCGGGTTCAACCTCGTGGGCTTCGGCTGCACGACCTGCATCGGCAACTCCGGCCCGCTGGGCGACGCCGCGATTTCCAAGGCGATCAACGACAACGATCTGGTCGCGACCGCCGTCCTGTCGGGCAACCGCAACTTCGAAGGCCGGATCAGCCCGGACGTGCGCGCGAACTACCTCGCCTCGCCGCCGCTGGTCGTGGCCTATGCCATCGCGGGCGACATGAACATCGACCTGACCACCCAGCCGCTGGGTCAGGATCAGAACGGCAACGACGTGTTCCTGAAGGACATCTGGCCCACGAACGAAGAAATCGCGGATCTGGTCCACAAGACTGTCACGCGTGAGGCGTTCCAGAAGAAATACGCCGACGTGTTCAAGGGCGACGAAAAATGGCAGGGCGTGGAGACGACCGACTCGCAGACCTATGACTGGCCGCCGAGCAGCACCTACATCCAGAACCCGCCCTATTTCCAAGGGATGGCGAAAGAGCCGGGCGTGATCTCGGACATCAAGGGCGCCAAGGTTCTGGCGATCCTGGGCGACATGATCACGACGGACCACATCAGCCCCGCCGGCTCGTTCAAGCCGACGACCCCCGCCGGGAAATACCTGTCCGAACGTCAGGTCCCGCAGAAGGACTTCAACTCCTACGGCTCGCGCCGCGGCAACCACGAGATCATGATGCGCGGCACCTTCGCCAACATCCGCATCAAGAACGAGATGCTGGACGGGGTCGAGGGCGGCTACTCCAAAGGCCCGGATGGTGAGCAAATGTCGATCTTCGATGCCGCCATGGCCTATCAGGAGGCGGGCACGCCGCTGGTGATCTTCGGCGGTATGGAATACGGCGCGGGTTCGTCGCGCGATTGGGCAGCCAAGGGCACGGCGCTTCTGGGCGTGAAGGCGGTCATCGCCGAATCGTTCGAGCGGATCCACCGGTCCAACCTCGTCGGCATGGGCGTCGTCCCGTTCGAGTTCACGAACGGCGACACGCGCAAATCCCTCGGCCTGACGGGTGAGGAGACGGTCAGCATCGAAGGGCTGGCCGGCGATCTGAAGCCGCTGTCGAACCTGCCGTGCCACATCACCTATGCCGACGGCACCACCAAGACGATCCAGCTGAAATGCCGGATCGATACGGCGATCGAGATCGAATACGTCGAAAACGGCGGCGTGCTGCATTACGTGCTGCGCGATCTGGCCCGCCAGTAA
- the ccmA gene encoding heme ABC exporter ATP-binding protein CcmA, whose product MELRVTDLACLRGGMIVLSSLTFSVTAGQALMLRGPNGVGKTTLLRTLAGLQPPASGRITVPEEAIAYAAHSDGLKSMLTVGENLSFWGTVFGHPVDAALDRMDLAHLRDRPAQTLSAGQRRRLGLARLLVAGRPIWLLDEPTISLDVASVTMFEGVVRDHLASGGLALIASHIDIAVGATVLDLAPHATRTIEAKGFDEAFL is encoded by the coding sequence ATGGAATTGCGCGTCACCGATCTGGCCTGCCTGCGGGGGGGGATGATTGTCCTGTCCAGCCTGACCTTTTCGGTCACGGCGGGTCAGGCGTTGATGCTGCGCGGCCCCAATGGCGTCGGCAAGACGACCCTGCTGCGGACCCTTGCCGGCCTGCAACCCCCCGCCTCGGGCCGGATCACGGTGCCGGAAGAGGCCATCGCCTACGCCGCCCATTCCGACGGTCTGAAATCAATGTTGACGGTGGGGGAGAACCTGTCGTTCTGGGGGACGGTTTTCGGCCATCCCGTCGATGCGGCGCTGGACCGGATGGACCTGGCCCACCTGCGCGACCGCCCCGCCCAGACCCTTTCGGCGGGCCAGCGGCGGCGGCTGGGGCTTGCGCGGCTGTTGGTGGCGGGTCGGCCGATCTGGCTGCTGGACGAACCGACCATATCGCTGGACGTGGCCTCGGTCACAATGTTCGAGGGCGTAGTGCGCGACCATCTGGCCTCAGGCGGCTTGGCTCTCATCGCCAGCCACATCGACATCGCCGTGGGGGCCACGGTGCTGGACCTCGCCCCCCACGCGACCCGCACCATCGAAGCGAAGGGCTTTGACGAGGCCTTCCTGTGA
- the ccmB gene encoding heme exporter protein CcmB — translation MTALLLRDLRLAFRAGGGFGLGLGFFLILAVLAPLAIGPDTAILGRIAPGVLWLGALLACLLSLDRIFALDHEDGSLDLIATSPLPLEGVVAVKALSHWIVTGLPLAALAPVLAVMLGLPPSGYGWLVASLLIGTPALSVIGTFGAALTVGLKRGGLLLSLLVLPLYVPTLVFGAEVVRRGAEGQPVGNALALLAALTFGAAALLPFASSHALRINLR, via the coding sequence GTGACGGCCCTGCTGCTGCGCGACCTGCGGCTGGCCTTCCGCGCGGGTGGGGGCTTCGGCTTGGGTCTGGGATTCTTTCTGATTCTGGCGGTGCTGGCCCCGTTGGCGATCGGGCCGGACACGGCCATCCTGGGCCGAATCGCCCCGGGCGTGCTTTGGTTGGGGGCCCTGCTCGCCTGCCTTCTGTCGCTCGATCGGATTTTCGCGTTGGATCACGAAGATGGCTCGCTGGATCTCATTGCCACCTCCCCCCTTCCGCTGGAGGGGGTGGTGGCGGTCAAGGCCCTGTCCCATTGGATCGTGACGGGTCTGCCGCTTGCGGCGCTGGCGCCGGTTCTGGCGGTGATGCTGGGCCTGCCACCTTCGGGGTATGGCTGGCTGGTCGCCTCACTTCTGATCGGAACCCCCGCCTTGTCGGTCATCGGCACGTTCGGCGCGGCGCTGACCGTGGGTCTGAAGCGGGGGGGGCTGCTGCTCAGCCTTCTGGTGCTGCCGCTTTACGTCCCGACGCTGGTCTTCGGGGCCGAGGTGGTGCGCCGTGGGGCCGAGGGCCAGCCCGTGGGCAACGCGCTGGCCCTTCTGGCCGCGCTGACCTTCGGGGCGGCGGCGCTGCTTCCTTTTGCCTCGTCCCATGCGCTGCGGATCAATCTAAGATGA
- a CDS encoding heme ABC transporter permease translates to MSIWTYANPVKFMTLSGRILPWAATLAALALSVGLIWGFFLTPDDFRQGSTVRIIYIHVPAALMAINGWMIMLVASLIWLIRRHHVSALVAKAAAPVGLVMTLVALITGAFWGQPMWGTWWAWEPRLTSFLILFLFYLGYIALWKAIEDPDTAADLTAVLCMVGSVFALLSRYAVLFWNQGLHQGASLSLDKKQNVADVFWYPLVISMIGFALMFFALVLVRTRTEIRARRLQALLLKERMA, encoded by the coding sequence ATGTCGATCTGGACCTATGCCAATCCCGTAAAGTTCATGACCCTGTCGGGGCGCATCCTTCCATGGGCGGCGACCTTGGCGGCGCTGGCGCTGTCGGTGGGGCTGATCTGGGGCTTCTTCCTGACGCCGGACGACTTCCGTCAGGGCTCCACGGTGCGGATCATCTACATCCATGTGCCCGCGGCACTGATGGCGATCAACGGCTGGATGATCATGCTGGTCGCATCCCTGATCTGGCTGATCCGGCGGCATCACGTCTCCGCCCTCGTGGCCAAGGCGGCGGCACCTGTGGGGCTGGTGATGACGCTGGTCGCGCTGATCACCGGCGCGTTCTGGGGCCAGCCCATGTGGGGCACCTGGTGGGCGTGGGAGCCGCGGCTGACGTCGTTCCTGATCCTGTTCCTGTTCTATCTGGGCTATATTGCGCTGTGGAAGGCGATCGAGGATCCCGACACCGCCGCGGACCTGACCGCGGTCCTGTGCATGGTCGGTTCGGTCTTTGCGCTTCTGTCCCGCTATGCCGTCCTGTTCTGGAATCAGGGGCTGCATCAGGGGGCCAGCCTGTCTCTCGACAAGAAGCAGAACGTGGCCGACGTTTTCTGGTATCCGCTCGTCATCTCCATGATCGGGTTCGCGCTGATGTTCTTCGCCCTCGTCCTTGTGCGGACGCGGACGGAGATCCGGGCCCGCCGGTTGCAGGCGCTGCTGTTGAAGGAACGCATGGCATGA
- the ccmD gene encoding heme exporter protein CcmD yields the protein MIPDLGKYAATVLGAYGLTFLLMGGLIGLSIWQAARMRRKLAEVERRVRS from the coding sequence ATGATTCCCGATCTTGGAAAATACGCGGCGACGGTTCTGGGGGCCTATGGCCTGACCTTTCTGCTGATGGGCGGCCTGATCGGGCTGTCGATCTGGCAGGCGGCCCGGATGCGGCGCAAGCTGGCCGAGGTGGAGCGGAGGGTCCGGTCATGA